TTAAAAATTTATTAAATTGCAATATTAGCTAGTAAAAACATTACCATTAATATATTTATAATTTAAATTTTAACGTTTAAATATTTAATTATAAATTTCAAAAAAATAACAAAAAATAAGAATATAAAAAAAGAGTAAAAAAAAGAAGTTAATTAAAAATCTATTTAATTAAATCTTCGCCTTTATCGACAACTATTTTACAAGGAACCGGTAATTTCATACCTGCTCTTTTTAATGCGACTTTAGCTTGTTCAAAGTTTTTTTCTTGGCAGTCAATAGTGATGACTCTTTGACCTTTTTTAACAATAGCTTCAACACTGATTGGTTTACCGAATGCATTTCTCATACCACTTTGTACCCTATCCGCACCTGCACCGGTTGCCATAGGATTTTCTCTTACGATTTGGTGAGGATATACTCTTAATTTTAAGTGGTAACCCATTCTACCAGCAGCTCTTTGCATTAATCTGTTAGAAGCAATCCTTGCAGCTTCTAAAGAATTGTGTCTAATTTGAGCTGGTTTTTTTACAGCTAAACTTAATGTTACTGGAAATTCATCTTTTAAGTTACCCATATCATATTGTACAATTCTTGAATTTGGGGTTTTTCTAATATAATCTCTTCTTGTATAAGCACGAACCATTATAATTCTATAAAAAATTATATATCGTAATATATAGAATACTTAA
This region of uncultured Methanobrevibacter sp. genomic DNA includes:
- the rplJ gene encoding 50S ribosomal protein L16, with translation MMVRAYTRRDYIRKTPNSRIVQYDMGNLKDEFPVTLSLAVKKPAQIRHNSLEAARIASNRLMQRAAGRMGYHLKLRVYPHQIVRENPMATGAGADRVQSGMRNAFGKPISVEAIVKKGQRVITIDCQEKNFEQAKVALKRAGMKLPVPCKIVVDKGEDLIK